The following coding sequences lie in one Lacerta agilis isolate rLacAgi1 chromosome 4, rLacAgi1.pri, whole genome shotgun sequence genomic window:
- the LOC117045464 gene encoding zona pellucida sperm-binding protein 4-like, translating into MLFWIICLFVSLVLGVPSSFKDLPRLWSSRTLYCGRDSLQFTLPANHSEIIHFLTVLDSEGQSHPLDRSACVSISQKPEGSTVVIVPYTGCFFIKKNSYFLMTLRIEGLEAVSKVLLYEEDLKCPTHLPALDVPRSSVCQGVQRQDRLPCASEHVSQGECEERGCCYTTEDHRVPCYYGNTVTTHCTPDGYFSIAVSRDVTLPSLILDSVHLVSGYGSGCVPVTKNGAFVLYKFPLSSCGTTFLGAGDQGIYANELVAHHDVKNWNTGSLMQDSTFRLHVSCRYSTGSFLPLMVQVLTLPPPPSITQFGPLSLELRIATNQQYSKYYANGDYPVVKLLRDSVFLEVRILQRTDPDLVLVLHECWATPSTNPLQRPQWPILMNRCPYEGDNYQTWFILVGAVSGLQFPSHYQRFVISTFSTASRQALTGPVYFHCSAAACVPSAVESCVAHCPRIRARRSLENQALQDTPRSLVMAEGPVDFQMEKEQDNVEQKGSYWSSPVLSKEWERALVVAVGAVFVALSLVGLRKYSKRTKM; encoded by the exons ATGCTTTTCTGGATTATTTGTTTGTTCGTGTCTCTTGTTCTGGGTGTTCCTAGTAGCTTTAAAGATTTGCCAAGATTGTGGAGCAGCAGAACGCTGTATTGTGGAAGGGACAGCTTGCAGTTCACCTTACCTGCAAACCATTCAGAGATAATTCACTTTCTTACTGTTCTAG ATTCAGAAGGCCAGTCCCATCCTCTTGACAGATCTGCTTGTGTCTCCATCTCTCAGAAACCAGAAGGCTCTACAGTGGTCATTGTTCCTTATACTGGATGCTTCTTTATCAAAAAG AACAGCTACTTCTTAATGACTCTCAGGATTGAAGGACTGGAAGCGGTTAGTAAAGTGCTTCTTTATGAAGAGGACCTGAAATGCCCAACCCATTTGCCAG CTTTAGATGTTCCAAGAAGCAGCGTATGCCAGGGAGTGCAGAGACAAGACCGCCTTCCttgtgcctctgaacatgtgTCCCAGGGAGAATGTGAAGAGAGAGGCTGCTGTTATACCACTGAAGATCATCGTGTTCCTTGTTACTATGGCAATACAG TGACTACACACTGCACTCCAGATGGCTACTTCTCGATTGCAGTGTCCAGGGATGTGACTCTGCCGTCATTAATTCTGGACTCTGTGCATCTTGTCAGTGGATATGGCAGTGGTTGTGTTCCTGTGACAAAGAACGGTGCCTTTGTCCTTTACAAATTCCCGCTTTCTTCCTGCGGAACTACTTTTCTG GGAGCAGGCGATCAGGGCATATATGCAAATGAGCTGGTAGCACACCATGAtgtcaaaaactggaacactggATCACTCATGCAAGATAGCACCTTCAG ACTGCATGTCAGCTGCAGGTACTCAACAGGGAGCTTCCTCCCACTTATGGTACAAGTCCTCACCCTGCCGCCTCCACCGTCAATCACTCAGTTTGGCCCACTCAGCCTCGAGCTTAGAATTGCTACTA ACCAACAGTACAGCAAATACTATGCTAATGGGGACTACCCTGTAGTCAAGCTCCTGAGGGATTCTGTTTTCCTGGAAGTACGGATCCTGCAGCGGACAGACCCAGACCTTGTTTTGGTTCTTCATGAGTGCTGGGCCACACCAAGTACTAACCCCCTGCAGAGGCCTCAGTGGCCCATCTTAATGAACAG GTGTCCATATGAAGGAGACAACTACCAGACTTGGTTCATCCTCGTGGGAGCAGTTTCAGGGCTACAGTTTCCATCTCACTACCAACGCTTTGTCATCAGCACTTTCAGCACTGCTTCCCGGCAGGCACTTACTGGACCA GTTTACTTCCACTGCAGCGCTGCTGCTTGTGTCCCATCCGCAGTGGAATCCTGCGTGGCTCACTGTCCTAGGATCAGAG CCAGGAGATCGCTTGAGAACCAAGCCCTACAGGACACTCCAAGGAGCCTAGTGATGGCAGAAGGACCTGTAGACTTCCAGATGGAGAAAGAACAGGACAACGTTGAACAGAAAG GTTCCTATTGGAGTAGTCCAGTCTTGTCAAAAGAATGGGAGAGAGCCCTTGTAGTTGCAGTAGGAGCTGTTTTTGTTGCTTTGTCCCTTGTAGGATTAAGGAAATACTCGAAAAGGACCAAAATGTGA